In Candidatus Aegiribacteria sp., the following proteins share a genomic window:
- a CDS encoding FeoC-like transcriptional regulator, with protein sequence MLTEVLELLEKHRRLSLRELAGYFRMEPAALEPVLDVLLRKKRIRAVS encoded by the coding sequence ATGCTTACCGAAGTGCTTGAGTTACTCGAAAAACACAGGAGGCTCTCCCTCCGCGAACTTGCAGGTTACTTCAGAATGGAACCGGCTGCACTGGAGCCGGTTCTTGATGTTCTTCTGCGGAAGAAAAGGATCCGGGCTGTATC